A genomic region of Sulfobacillus acidophilus DSM 10332 contains the following coding sequences:
- a CDS encoding LL-diaminopimelate aminotransferase apoenzyme (PFAM: Aminotransferase class I and II~COGs: COG0436 Aspartate/tyrosine/aromatic aminotransferase~InterPro IPR004839~KEGG: tmr:Tmar_0910 LL-diaminopimelate aminotransferase apoenzyme~PFAM: Aminotransferase, class I/II~PRIAM: LL-diaminopimelate aminotransferase~SPTR: LL-diaminopimelate aminotransferase apoenzyme): MKMAQRMEKLPPYLFLELDRLIERQRAAGHDVINLGIGDPDQPTPDYIIEALKRAVDNPTNHRYPNYLGSLPFRQAVADWYQSRFGVSLDPVDEVVGLIGSKEGIAHLIWAMAGPGDVVIVPDPSYPVYASQTLLAGAEIYWAPLKAENQFLPDLSQIPEDIARRAKIFWVNYPNNPTGAIAPREFYQELVDFCRRYDILLASDLAYADLGFDGYRAPSVLEIPGAKDIAIEFYSLSKPFNMTGWRIAAAVGNRLAIQALGTMKSNLDSGVFTAVQDAAIEALTHDPTPFFTRQLALYQHRRDMVWTALNEMGLGIPKPLATFYFWFPTPAGMTSSQASQFFVQEANVVVAPGASYGQYGEGWLRISLTCDTDLIATAMTRMKSAMSRIPTRS, translated from the coding sequence ATGAAAATGGCACAACGGATGGAAAAGCTTCCACCGTACCTTTTCCTCGAATTGGATCGGCTGATCGAACGGCAACGGGCCGCCGGACACGATGTGATCAATCTGGGAATCGGCGATCCCGATCAACCGACCCCGGATTATATCATTGAGGCCTTGAAGCGAGCGGTCGACAATCCGACCAATCATCGCTACCCGAACTATCTAGGGTCTTTACCGTTTCGACAGGCGGTCGCCGACTGGTATCAGTCCCGCTTTGGGGTCTCGTTGGATCCGGTCGACGAAGTCGTCGGATTAATTGGCTCAAAAGAAGGGATCGCCCACTTAATTTGGGCGATGGCAGGCCCCGGTGATGTCGTCATTGTCCCCGACCCCAGTTATCCCGTCTATGCTTCACAAACTCTTTTGGCGGGCGCGGAGATTTACTGGGCGCCACTCAAGGCGGAAAACCAGTTTTTGCCCGACCTCAGCCAAATTCCTGAAGATATCGCCCGACGGGCGAAAATTTTCTGGGTCAATTACCCGAACAATCCCACCGGCGCGATTGCCCCCCGTGAATTCTACCAAGAATTGGTCGACTTTTGTCGCCGTTACGATATTTTACTCGCCAGTGATTTAGCCTACGCCGATCTCGGGTTTGACGGCTATCGCGCACCTAGCGTGTTGGAAATTCCGGGCGCCAAAGACATCGCGATTGAGTTTTATTCCTTGTCGAAGCCGTTTAACATGACCGGCTGGCGGATTGCGGCCGCTGTGGGTAACCGCCTTGCAATCCAAGCGCTCGGCACGATGAAAAGCAATCTGGATTCCGGTGTGTTCACTGCGGTCCAAGACGCCGCCATTGAAGCGCTGACGCACGATCCCACCCCGTTTTTCACACGCCAACTTGCTCTCTATCAACACCGACGAGATATGGTGTGGACCGCGCTCAACGAAATGGGACTCGGTATTCCGAAACCCTTGGCGACATTTTATTTCTGGTTTCCCACCCCGGCCGGCATGACCTCAAGTCAAGCCAGCCAGTTCTTTGTCCAAGAAGCGAACGTGGTCGTCGCGCCAGGCGCCTCGTACGGTCAATATGGCGAAGGGTGGCTACGGATTTCCTTGACCTGTGACACCGATTTGATCGCCACGGCCATGACCCGAATGAAGAGTGCCATGAGCCGGATTCCGACCCGATCCTAA
- a CDS encoding transcriptional regulator, HxlR family (PFAM: HxlR-like helix-turn-helix~COGs: COG1733 transcriptional regulator protein~InterPro IPR002577~KEGG: bbe:BBR47_41750 transcriptional repressor~PFAM: Helix-turn-helix, HxlR type~SPTR: Probable transcriptional repressor) has protein sequence MSDIDLCPRFEAAVGLIGKRWTGLIVEVLLKRPLRFSEISQAIPQLSDRMLAERLKELEAAGIVERHVYPDTPVRVEYSLTAKGRDLAPVMDALHQWANRWMLVPTHSAP, from the coding sequence ATGAGCGACATCGATCTTTGTCCCCGCTTCGAAGCCGCAGTGGGTTTAATCGGTAAACGTTGGACAGGACTTATCGTCGAAGTGTTATTAAAACGGCCCTTGCGGTTTTCGGAGATCTCGCAGGCGATTCCCCAACTGAGTGACCGGATGTTGGCAGAGCGTCTGAAAGAATTGGAAGCGGCCGGCATTGTCGAACGTCATGTCTATCCCGATACGCCAGTCCGCGTGGAATATTCCTTGACCGCCAAAGGCCGTGATTTGGCCCCGGTCATGGATGCTTTGCATCAATGGGCGAACCGCTGGATGTTGGTTCCAACCCACTCGGCGCCTTGA
- a CDS encoding flavoprotein WrbA (PFAM: NADPH-dependent FMN reductase~TIGRFAM: NAD(P)H:quinone oxidoreductase, type IV~COGs: COG0655 Multimeric flavodoxin WrbA~InterPro IPR010089:IPR008254~KEGG: gmc:GY4MC1_3245 flavoprotein WrbA~PFAM: Flavodoxin/nitric oxide synthase~SPTR: Flavoprotein WrbA;~TIGRFAM: Flavoprotein WrbA), protein MADVKVAVIYYSATGGNYQLARAAEEACREQGVEVRLRRVKELAPPEAIQANPAWQAHHTATQDIPEATLDDLEWANAYIFSVPTRFGNMAAQMKQFLDTAGPLWAQGKLAHKPVTVMSSASNPHGGQEATILSFYTTMAHWGCILVPPGYTDPVVFQAGGNPYGTSVTLGQDGQVSPEALQAAKHQASRLVEVARKLWA, encoded by the coding sequence ATGGCGGACGTCAAGGTTGCGGTGATTTACTATAGCGCCACCGGTGGGAACTATCAATTGGCCCGAGCGGCCGAAGAGGCATGCCGGGAGCAAGGGGTTGAAGTCCGCTTGCGTCGGGTGAAAGAGTTAGCTCCACCGGAAGCCATACAAGCCAACCCGGCGTGGCAGGCCCATCATACGGCGACCCAAGACATTCCGGAAGCGACGCTGGACGATTTGGAGTGGGCGAATGCCTATATTTTCAGCGTGCCCACGCGTTTTGGTAACATGGCCGCCCAAATGAAGCAGTTTTTGGATACGGCGGGGCCGCTTTGGGCTCAAGGCAAACTCGCCCATAAACCGGTGACGGTGATGAGTTCGGCGTCGAATCCCCATGGCGGACAAGAGGCGACGATCCTGTCCTTTTACACCACGATGGCCCATTGGGGCTGTATTCTGGTGCCTCCGGGATATACCGATCCGGTCGTGTTTCAAGCGGGCGGCAATCCCTATGGGACGTCGGTGACACTGGGGCAAGACGGCCAAGTATCCCCGGAAGCGTTGCAAGCGGCGAAACATCAAGCGTCTCGCTTAGTCGAGGTGGCCCGGAAGTTATGGGCCTGA
- a CDS encoding L-threonine ammonia-lyase (PFAM: Pyridoxal-phosphate dependent enzyme~COGs: COG1171 Threonine dehydratase~InterPro IPR001926~KEGG: sti:Sthe_3384 pyridoxal-5'-phosphate-dependent protein beta subunit~PFAM: Pyridoxal phosphate-dependent enzyme, beta subunit~SPTR: Pyridoxal-5'-phosphate-dependent protein beta subunit), which produces MTRPGPTLDDIYQAQSRIQPVIHRTPLITSQSLDGVVGGTVRLKMESLQRTGSFKVRGAYNRVAIAHEAGASGVVTASSGNHGQAVAWAARAFGLPAVVVVPSTAPPAKRAAAEVFGARLESVGPFSEERLQRARAIAQERDYTYIPPYDDRSVMAGQGTIGLEILDQWPEVEVIVVPIGGGGLISGIASAVKSLRPNITVIGVEPAGAAKAYLSRQAGRRLVLPHTQSLADGLISLALGELTYPVIEALVDHLVTVTEDQIRDAFWFLWTRMKMVAEPSGVVTLAYALSAPAILQNRHTALIVSGGNMDPHWVPRLYRADP; this is translated from the coding sequence ATGACACGCCCAGGTCCCACCCTCGATGACATTTATCAAGCCCAATCCCGCATTCAACCGGTCATCCACCGGACCCCGCTCATCACCAGTCAATCTCTCGACGGGGTGGTGGGCGGCACGGTCCGGTTGAAAATGGAAAGTTTGCAACGGACGGGATCGTTTAAAGTGCGGGGCGCCTATAATCGGGTGGCGATCGCTCACGAGGCCGGCGCATCCGGCGTGGTCACCGCGTCTTCCGGTAATCATGGCCAAGCCGTAGCCTGGGCGGCGCGCGCTTTCGGTTTGCCGGCCGTGGTCGTTGTGCCCTCGACGGCGCCCCCGGCCAAACGAGCGGCCGCCGAAGTCTTTGGGGCCCGGTTGGAATCCGTCGGGCCTTTTAGTGAGGAGCGGCTTCAGCGGGCCCGTGCGATTGCTCAAGAGCGTGACTATACCTATATCCCGCCCTATGACGATCGGTCCGTCATGGCCGGCCAAGGTACGATTGGACTTGAGATTTTGGATCAATGGCCGGAGGTGGAGGTCATTGTCGTCCCCATTGGCGGAGGTGGGCTGATTTCCGGTATTGCCAGTGCCGTCAAAAGCTTGCGGCCGAACATCACCGTCATCGGCGTCGAGCCGGCCGGAGCGGCGAAAGCCTATCTCTCCCGCCAAGCCGGACGGCGACTGGTGCTCCCCCATACCCAGAGTCTAGCCGACGGCCTCATCTCGTTAGCTCTCGGCGAACTGACCTATCCGGTGATTGAGGCGTTGGTGGACCACTTGGTAACCGTGACCGAGGACCAAATTCGGGACGCGTTTTGGTTTTTATGGACCCGGATGAAAATGGTCGCGGAGCCGTCGGGGGTGGTCACCCTGGCTTATGCGTTAAGTGCACCCGCCATCCTCCAAAATCGCCACACGGCCTTAATCGTCAGCGGGGGCAATATGGATCCCCACTGGGTGCCCCGACTTTACCGCGCGGATCCATAA
- a CDS encoding serine O-acetyltransferase (PFAM: Serine acetyltransferase, N-terminal~TIGRFAM: serine O-acetyltransferase~COGs: COG1045 Serine acetyltransferase~InterPro IPR001451~KEGG: mev:Metev_1878 serine O-acetyltransferase~PRIAM: Serine O-acetyltransferase~SPTR: Serine O-acetyltransferase), with amino-acid sequence MMNTSDQLQHIVHQLAQAETAVSDLGQYPITRDAVRRFIREAESLLFPRCFSQTTKTSPVEGLGQLLWRLTSLIHRVTPHDCPEPEPCPQLDSASKTADLFMRSLPDIQRVALTDAQAAYEGDPAARGLMEIITTYPGFHAILVYRLAHILHLQGVPLLPRIMTEVAHSETGIDIHPGAKIGEYFFIDHGTGVVIGETTQIGDRVTLYQGVTLGALNFPHDQNGQIIRGTKRHPTIEDDVVIYSGATILGGSTVIGRQSVIGGNVWLTRSVPPFSKVTANATISLRTREES; translated from the coding sequence ATGATGAATACCAGTGATCAATTGCAGCATATTGTCCATCAGCTGGCGCAAGCCGAAACGGCGGTCAGTGATCTCGGGCAGTACCCCATTACCCGGGACGCAGTACGGCGATTTATTCGGGAGGCCGAATCGCTATTGTTTCCCCGCTGCTTTAGCCAAACCACCAAAACCTCGCCCGTCGAGGGACTAGGTCAGCTACTATGGCGCCTGACCAGTTTGATTCACCGGGTTACCCCGCATGACTGCCCGGAACCTGAGCCTTGCCCCCAACTGGACAGCGCTTCCAAGACGGCGGACCTCTTTATGCGAAGTTTGCCCGATATTCAACGAGTCGCTTTGACCGATGCCCAAGCTGCCTATGAAGGCGATCCGGCGGCGCGTGGACTGATGGAGATTATCACCACCTATCCTGGGTTCCACGCCATACTGGTCTACCGATTAGCGCATATTTTGCACCTCCAGGGCGTGCCGCTGTTGCCCCGCATCATGACGGAGGTGGCCCACAGCGAAACCGGGATCGATATTCATCCCGGCGCCAAAATCGGTGAATATTTTTTTATTGACCACGGAACGGGTGTGGTCATCGGGGAAACCACCCAAATCGGCGACCGGGTCACCCTCTATCAAGGGGTAACCCTAGGCGCGTTAAATTTCCCCCATGATCAAAACGGTCAAATTATTCGCGGAACCAAACGACATCCCACCATTGAAGACGATGTCGTGATTTACTCCGGCGCCACGATTTTAGGCGGGTCGACCGTAATCGGGCGTCAAAGCGTCATCGGCGGAAACGTCTGGTTAACCCGCTCGGTACCCCCCTTTTCCAAGGTCACCGCCAATGCGACGATTTCCCTAAGAACCCGCGAAGAGTCGTAG
- a CDS encoding Beta-Ala-His dipeptidase (PFAM: Peptidase family M20/M25/M40; Peptidase dimerisation domain~COGs: COG0624 Acetylornithine deacetylase/Succinyl-diaminopimelate desuccinylase and related deacylase~InterPro IPR002933:IPR011650~KEGG: sth:STH1238 hypothetical protein~PFAM: Peptidase M20; Peptidase M20, dimerisation~PRIAM: Beta-Ala-His dipeptidase~SPTR: Putative peptidase): MSDSIASVVSYLESHDAQYLEELIDFLKIPSISALSPHQGDVRQAAEWLQERLKRAGLDDARLVETPGHPVVLAHYGHDPRKPTVVVYGHYDVQPVDPEALWRHPPFEPTIENDIIYARGASDDKGQVYMQLIAAEAWIRATGDLPVNLVFFVEGEEEIGSPHLRAVIESHQAELQANFAVISDTPMYQGNIPAICYGLRGLAALDVRIDGPFQDLHSGVYGGAVMNPAHALAGLIQSLHTPDGRVAVEGFYDDVAPLTATERDAFARLPFDEEAYREALGVPQLFGEAGYTPLERTWARPTIEVNGMWSGFLGEGRKTIIPSSAFAKLTCRLVPYQDPDKVLDQVIAHLHRHLPPGVRLTVTRGDSAPGSLTPLDHPAVKAAEQAIQAVFQQDPAYIRMGGSIPVVVDFQDVLQMPTVLLGFALPDENFHAPNEHFHLRNFRAGAKTIAHFWRFASEK, from the coding sequence ATGTCCGATTCAATCGCATCGGTGGTATCCTACCTGGAATCCCACGATGCGCAATACCTGGAGGAACTAATCGATTTTCTTAAGATCCCGTCGATTTCCGCCCTCAGCCCCCATCAAGGGGATGTGCGGCAAGCGGCCGAATGGTTGCAAGAACGTCTGAAGCGAGCCGGATTGGACGATGCCCGCTTGGTGGAAACACCCGGCCATCCGGTCGTGTTGGCGCACTATGGTCACGATCCGCGCAAGCCGACAGTTGTCGTCTACGGGCATTATGACGTCCAGCCGGTCGACCCCGAAGCGCTGTGGCGTCATCCCCCGTTTGAACCGACGATTGAAAACGATATCATTTATGCCCGCGGTGCCAGCGACGACAAAGGGCAAGTCTATATGCAGCTGATTGCCGCCGAAGCCTGGATACGGGCCACCGGAGACCTCCCGGTCAATCTGGTGTTTTTCGTAGAAGGAGAAGAAGAAATCGGCAGTCCCCATTTGCGGGCCGTCATCGAATCCCATCAAGCCGAGCTCCAAGCGAACTTTGCCGTCATTTCGGATACCCCCATGTACCAGGGCAATATTCCCGCCATTTGCTATGGTCTTCGGGGCCTCGCCGCGTTAGACGTCCGGATAGACGGTCCCTTTCAAGATTTGCATTCCGGGGTGTACGGTGGAGCGGTCATGAATCCTGCCCATGCCTTAGCCGGACTTATCCAATCGTTGCATACCCCCGACGGTCGGGTTGCCGTCGAGGGTTTTTATGACGATGTCGCACCGTTAACCGCAACCGAACGGGACGCGTTTGCCCGTTTGCCGTTTGACGAGGAGGCTTATCGGGAGGCTTTAGGGGTGCCCCAGCTCTTTGGCGAAGCGGGGTATACCCCGTTGGAACGCACCTGGGCGCGGCCGACCATCGAAGTCAACGGGATGTGGTCGGGGTTTTTGGGGGAAGGCCGTAAAACCATCATTCCCTCGAGCGCCTTTGCCAAACTCACCTGCCGACTGGTCCCTTACCAAGACCCGGACAAAGTGTTGGATCAGGTAATCGCCCATCTTCACCGACACCTCCCGCCCGGCGTACGGCTCACCGTGACCCGTGGGGACAGTGCACCCGGGAGCCTTACGCCCTTAGATCATCCGGCCGTCAAAGCCGCCGAACAAGCGATCCAGGCGGTATTCCAACAAGATCCCGCCTATATTCGGATGGGCGGATCGATCCCGGTGGTGGTGGACTTCCAAGACGTGTTACAGATGCCCACCGTCCTCTTGGGCTTTGCCTTACCGGATGAAAATTTTCACGCCCCGAATGAGCATTTTCATCTCCGAAACTTCCGGGCGGGGGCAAAAACTATTGCCCATTTCTGGCGCTTCGCCTCCGAAAAGTGA
- a CDS encoding phenylacetic acid degradation-related protein (PFAM: Thioesterase superfamily~TIGRFAM: uncharacterized domain 1~COGs: COG2050 Uncharacterized protein possibly involved in aromatic compounds catabolism~InterPro IPR003736:IPR006683~KEGG: btl:BALH_4455 ComA operon protein~PFAM: Thioesterase superfamily~SPTR: ComA operon protein 2;~TIGRFAM: Phenylacetic acid degradation-related protein), with amino-acid sequence MNDPSQSLMDVLGMQFRHLTADEVVVTMPITSRTHQPYGMLHGGASVALAETAASIGTAAQLDLTREMAVGLEINANHVKAKRDGEVTARAVPVHRGRRTWVWDVRITDEQQQLICIARCTVAIVPKPPGVTIEWPGWSDLKAGPDSAGHQ; translated from the coding sequence ATGAATGACCCCTCACAATCGCTGATGGACGTCTTAGGTATGCAGTTTCGGCATTTGACCGCCGATGAAGTGGTGGTCACGATGCCGATTACGTCTCGGACCCATCAACCCTATGGCATGCTTCATGGGGGGGCGTCGGTGGCTTTGGCGGAGACGGCAGCCAGTATCGGCACCGCGGCTCAGCTGGATTTAACCCGCGAAATGGCGGTCGGACTGGAAATTAACGCCAATCATGTCAAAGCCAAGCGTGACGGAGAAGTGACGGCACGAGCGGTTCCGGTGCACCGGGGGCGCCGGACGTGGGTTTGGGACGTGCGGATTACGGACGAACAGCAGCAACTGATTTGTATTGCCCGGTGTACCGTCGCCATTGTTCCCAAACCGCCCGGGGTGACGATCGAATGGCCCGGGTGGAGTGACCTCAAAGCCGGTCCGGATTCGGCGGGCCATCAATAG